One genomic region from Natrinema sp. DC36 encodes:
- a CDS encoding TrkA C-terminal domain-containing protein, which yields MKVFETQLPGVGRRYQVSFPAGGTFSIVIHNDGSRQVFWRDDPDSDSEELFTTTERDAQKLAEIFEGAFFESVSDDLDNALSEARVKWVAIPDESSVVGQTIGEVGIRTQTGISILAIERGDQTIANPLPDTQLQADDILVVVGEDDAHQALDTLLSQP from the coding sequence ATGAAGGTTTTCGAGACACAGCTACCGGGCGTCGGACGGCGATACCAAGTCTCGTTCCCCGCCGGAGGAACGTTCTCGATCGTCATTCACAACGACGGATCACGGCAGGTATTCTGGCGAGACGATCCGGACAGTGACAGCGAGGAACTGTTCACGACAACCGAACGCGATGCACAGAAACTCGCAGAGATCTTCGAGGGAGCGTTCTTCGAATCCGTGTCTGACGACCTCGACAATGCACTCTCCGAGGCCCGTGTCAAATGGGTGGCTATTCCGGACGAATCATCGGTTGTCGGACAGACAATTGGCGAAGTGGGTATCCGGACGCAGACGGGAATCTCGATCCTCGCCATCGAACGCGGTGACCAAACAATAGCAAATCCGCTGCCGGATACACAGTTACAGGCAGATGATATCCTCGTCGTCGTCGGTGAAGACGACGCACATCAGGCACTCGATACCCTGCTCTCTCAACCCTGA
- a CDS encoding ion transporter → MDSSRSLKERIYFLLDGSHRESWISFGTNLFIMALIVLNVATYIAGTVPWIGTQYGQLFATFDVFCVSVFTVEYVLRVWSCTVDERYSSPVRGRIRFMLSPYALIDLIAIFPFYLPILLGAQSGAERVLRIFRLFRLLKIARYSSSLTLITNVFRRKAEELLITVLVMSIWLIFVSSLMYYAERGAQPEVFSSIPAALWWGIVTLTTVGYGDVVPITPLGRALGAMIALLGIALFALPAGIIASGFAEELDRRRQGPQYCPHCGGEVDELTNRSPENHTDTETETGTE, encoded by the coding sequence ATGGACTCGTCTCGGTCCCTCAAAGAACGCATCTACTTTCTTCTTGACGGATCACACAGAGAGAGTTGGATCTCCTTCGGGACGAACCTCTTCATTATGGCACTCATCGTTCTCAACGTCGCGACGTATATCGCGGGAACGGTGCCATGGATCGGTACACAGTATGGACAGCTCTTCGCCACCTTCGACGTATTCTGTGTCAGTGTGTTCACCGTCGAGTACGTGCTCCGTGTCTGGTCGTGTACCGTCGACGAACGATATTCGAGTCCCGTTCGTGGTCGCATTCGGTTCATGCTCTCACCTTATGCGCTCATCGATTTGATCGCAATCTTTCCGTTCTACCTCCCGATACTGCTGGGAGCGCAGAGTGGTGCAGAACGGGTGCTCCGGATTTTCCGCTTGTTCCGTCTGCTGAAGATTGCGCGCTACTCGAGTTCGCTGACGCTGATCACGAACGTATTTCGCCGGAAAGCGGAAGAGTTGCTGATTACCGTCCTTGTGATGAGTATTTGGCTCATTTTTGTTTCTAGTCTCATGTACTACGCCGAACGGGGCGCCCAACCAGAGGTGTTCTCCAGTATTCCAGCCGCTCTCTGGTGGGGAATTGTTACCTTGACAACTGTTGGGTACGGGGATGTTGTACCAATCACACCGCTTGGGCGGGCGCTCGGGGCGATGATCGCGTTGCTGGGTATCGCGTTGTTCGCGTTGCCGGCCGGTATCATTGCCTCCGGCTTCGCGGAGGAACTGGACCGTCGACGTCAGGGACCGCAATACTGTCCCCATTGCGGCGGGGAGGTAGATGAACTTACTAACAGATCGCCCGAGAACCATACTGATACTGAAACCGAAACTGGAACAGAGTGA
- a CDS encoding CBS domain-containing protein, giving the protein MAETTLTEWQLSPAVTIDKSEDVETAATLMNEHGLRYLLVTKANQIIGHLMDKDVRGAVATDPK; this is encoded by the coding sequence ATGGCTGAAACCACCCTTACTGAGTGGCAACTCTCCCCTGCCGTGACAATTGATAAATCTGAGGATGTTGAAACTGCAGCGACATTAATGAATGAACATGGGTTGCGCTATCTTCTCGTTACGAAAGCAAATCAGATCATCGGACATTTGATGGATAAGGATGTGAGAGGCGCGGTTGCAACAGATCCGAAATAA
- a CDS encoding amino acid permease, with amino-acid sequence MSADEELAKDLGPLAALTIGVGTMIGAGIFVLPGPAAAAAGPAVALSFVIGGVISIFTAMSASELGTAMPKAGGSYYYVNHALGPLFGSIAGWGNWMGLAFASAFYMLGFGEYLSTFLTVPTLSLGVVTLSEFQITALIGATLFVGVNYVGAKETGSIQNVIVILLVAILTLFSILGFLQGDFATLRPFFPPETGGASAVLPATGLIFVSYLGFAKITTVAEELKNPGRNLPLAVIGSVVIVTVMYAIMMIVLMGVINWRELGNSPTPVLDVADIAFGAFGLGAFGVALLTLAGLLATASSANASILASSRINFAMGRDKLVSEKLNEVHPQFATPYRSIAVTGGLILLFIVVGDVATLAKAGSVLHLIVYGLLNLSLIVMREADLPHYDPDFEVPLYPIVPILGAITSFGLIAFMERSEILLSIGFVGVGVLWYAVYARSKVTESGVLMGLVLNRSEELPDFAVSATTSVQPDKADYRVMVPLANPAHEKNLITLASAIADQHDGTVVAVNIVQVPDQTSLETARGQEHEDANRILQQAHDDTETFGVDVETHVVLSHRQFEEIFDSADRYGVDVTVMGWGPDTHWAPGRAESAIDELAHSLPCDFLVFRDRGFDPSRILLPTAGGPDSDLAAAVARTLRAQYDSAVTLLHVSEDRASGEVFLESWATEHGLPDADLQVETGDIQTRIAEAAEDATLLVIGATRQGLISRLVGGSLVLNVLEDVECSVLLAEKRHERSLRERLLGSGPPERSSDEEGVTPDSMASESGGSAETRTKE; translated from the coding sequence GTGAGTGCTGACGAGGAACTCGCCAAGGACCTTGGGCCGCTCGCCGCGCTGACCATCGGCGTCGGGACGATGATCGGCGCCGGCATCTTCGTCTTGCCGGGGCCGGCAGCAGCGGCGGCGGGCCCTGCGGTAGCGCTGTCGTTCGTCATCGGCGGTGTCATCTCCATCTTTACCGCGATGTCGGCGAGCGAACTCGGCACCGCGATGCCGAAGGCCGGCGGCTCCTACTACTACGTCAACCACGCGCTCGGGCCGCTGTTCGGGTCTATCGCCGGCTGGGGCAATTGGATGGGACTGGCCTTTGCCTCCGCGTTCTACATGCTAGGGTTCGGAGAGTACCTCTCCACGTTCCTCACCGTCCCGACACTGTCGCTCGGCGTGGTCACGCTCTCCGAGTTCCAGATAACCGCGCTCATCGGGGCCACTCTCTTCGTCGGCGTCAACTACGTCGGGGCGAAGGAAACCGGCAGTATCCAGAACGTCATTGTGATCCTGCTCGTCGCCATCCTGACGCTGTTCTCGATACTGGGATTCCTGCAGGGCGACTTCGCCACGCTCCGGCCGTTCTTCCCGCCGGAGACGGGGGGCGCGAGTGCGGTTCTCCCCGCGACGGGACTCATCTTCGTCTCCTACCTCGGGTTCGCGAAGATCACGACCGTCGCCGAGGAGTTGAAGAACCCCGGCCGGAACCTCCCGCTGGCCGTCATCGGGAGCGTCGTCATCGTCACCGTAATGTACGCCATCATGATGATCGTCCTGATGGGCGTCATCAACTGGCGTGAACTGGGCAACAGCCCCACGCCCGTCCTGGACGTCGCGGACATCGCGTTCGGGGCGTTCGGCCTCGGCGCGTTCGGGGTCGCACTGCTGACCCTCGCTGGACTCCTCGCGACGGCGTCGTCCGCGAACGCCTCGATACTCGCGTCCTCGCGCATCAACTTCGCGATGGGCCGGGACAAGCTCGTTAGCGAGAAGCTCAACGAGGTCCACCCGCAGTTCGCCACGCCGTATCGCTCGATCGCAGTCACCGGTGGCCTCATCCTCCTGTTCATCGTCGTTGGGGACGTCGCGACGCTGGCGAAGGCGGGGAGCGTCCTCCACCTCATCGTCTACGGCCTGCTGAACCTCTCGCTCATCGTGATGCGGGAGGCCGACCTACCGCACTACGACCCCGACTTTGAGGTGCCGCTGTACCCCATCGTCCCAATCCTCGGGGCAATAACCTCGTTCGGACTCATCGCGTTCATGGAACGAAGCGAGATCCTCCTCTCGATCGGCTTCGTCGGTGTCGGCGTCCTCTGGTACGCCGTGTACGCTCGCTCGAAGGTGACGGAGTCCGGTGTGCTAATGGGGCTGGTCCTCAACCGCTCCGAGGAACTCCCGGACTTCGCCGTCTCGGCGACCACCTCGGTCCAGCCGGACAAGGCCGACTACCGCGTGATGGTGCCGCTGGCCAACCCCGCCCACGAGAAGAACCTCATCACGCTCGCCTCGGCCATCGCCGACCAGCACGACGGGACGGTCGTCGCCGTCAACATCGTCCAGGTCCCGGACCAGACGTCCCTGGAGACCGCCCGCGGACAGGAACACGAGGACGCCAACCGGATCCTCCAGCAAGCCCACGACGACACCGAGACCTTCGGCGTGGACGTCGAGACCCACGTCGTGCTGTCCCACCGGCAGTTCGAGGAGATCTTCGACTCGGCGGACCGCTACGGCGTCGATGTCACCGTCATGGGCTGGGGCCCGGATACCCACTGGGCACCCGGCCGCGCGGAGTCCGCCATCGACGAGCTCGCCCACTCGCTGCCCTGCGACTTCCTGGTCTTCCGCGACCGCGGGTTCGACCCCTCGCGGATCCTGCTGCCGACCGCCGGGGGCCCGGACTCCGACCTGGCGGCCGCCGTCGCCCGCACCCTCCGGGCGCAGTATGACTCGGCCGTGACGCTGCTGCACGTCTCCGAGGACAGGGCCAGCGGCGAGGTGTTCCTGGAGTCGTGGGCCACGGAGCACGGCCTCCCGGACGCCGACCTCCAGGTCGAGACCGGCGACATCCAGACGCGCATCGCCGAGGCCGCAGAGGACGCGACGCTGCTGGTCATCGGCGCGACCCGTCAAGGGCTCATCTCCCGGCTCGTCGGCGGGTCGCTCGTCCTGAACGTCTTGGAGGACGTCGAGTGCTCGGTGCTCCTCGCGGAGAAACGGCATGAGCGCAGCCTCCGGGAGCGCCTCCTCGGCTCGGGGCCACCCGAACGGTCGAGCGATGAGGAGGGCGTCACCCCCGACTCGATGGCAAGTGAAAGCGGCGGGTCTGCCGAGACGAGGACCAAGGAGTGA
- a CDS encoding ion transporter yields the protein MSESGPTPDWAPMFAILVMTENNATAAVSVIVPRGPVDCPSYSSPIRGRIRFMLSPYALIDLIAIFPFYLPILLGAQSGAERVLRIFRLFRLLKIVRYSSSLTVITNVFRRKAEELLITVLVMSIWLVFVSILMYYVERGAQPGVFTSIPAALW from the coding sequence ATGTCTGAGAGCGGTCCGACGCCGGACTGGGCCCCGATGTTCGCAATACTCGTTATGACTGAGAACAACGCCACGGCGGCCGTCAGCGTGATCGTGCCCCGAGGACCGGTTGACTGTCCATCGTACTCGAGCCCGATTCGTGGTCGTATTCGGTTTATGCTCTCCCCCTACGCGCTCATCGATTTGATCGCAATCTTTCCGTTCTACCTCCCGATACTGCTGGGAGCGCAGAGTGGCGCAGAACGGGTGCTCCGGATTTTCCGCCTGTTCCGCTTGCTGAAGATCGTGCGGTACTCGAGCTCGCTGACGGTGATTACGAACGTGTTTCGCCGGAAAGCCGAAGAGTTGCTGATTACCGTTCTCGTGATGAGTATTTGGCTCGTCTTTGTTTCTATTCTCATGTACTACGTCGAACGGGGCGCCCAACCAGGGGTGTTCACCAGTATTCCGGCTGCTCTCTGGTAG
- a CDS encoding CBS domain-containing protein, giving the protein MIPFYIGEVMRKRSEELEKERKAARAIEKLEDPEVDLVVVTDRGDPVGVFTDAEVVTLIAEKRDVAETTLAECQLSPVVTIDESEEVETAAILMNKHGLRYLLVTKASQIVGYLMDKDVRGAVTKDPK; this is encoded by the coding sequence ATGATTCCGTTCTACATTGGTGAGGTGATGCGAAAGCGATCTGAGGAACTCGAAAAAGAGCGAAAGGCTGCCAGAGCTATCGAAAAACTCGAAGACCCAGAAGTAGACCTCGTAGTCGTTACTGATCGTGGTGACCCAGTTGGAGTCTTTACCGACGCTGAAGTGGTTACTCTAATTGCCGAGAAAAGAGACGTGGCTGAGACCACTCTCGCTGAGTGTCAACTCTCACCTGTAGTGACGATTGACGAATCGGAAGAGGTTGAAACCGCAGCGATATTGATGAATAAACATGGGCTGCGCTATCTTCTCGTTACGAAAGCAAGCCAGATTGTTGGATACTTGATGGATAAGGATGTGAGAGGAGCAGTTACAAAAGACCCAAAATAA
- a CDS encoding TrkA C-terminal domain-containing protein: MSLVSTVLTNPFVEGLVRILGLSLLAFTVTTVVTFVFRVRVRQQFPEGATLIVGLGVVAIYLNSRSALIQFISNTGDPVTAEEAILNVSAFVVAGLVSYAGRYVGDRAGASERVRWRNTAPDFSPLVRATGRFITVTLPETVEDIDGYDAVDAETKKIVSGKTMDFPRGLTIEELESQITARLKEEHDIGYVDADLDADGVVQYLAIGQRAAGLGQTLPQKSAAVAVRADPPYSATAGDTVQVWQTNDDDVETRLGAAELRGSVGTFATLAMDATSATEIDPTEEYRLMTLSADSNPEREFAAMLRREDETMSTVEITADSPLIGCSIGALDVTVIAVRSNDGELETIPQREHTIQPGDLLFSIGRPEALRKLESEIGARITPVEDVLKDTDQLETSTVDNKPS, translated from the coding sequence ATGAGTTTGGTTTCGACAGTTCTCACGAATCCGTTTGTCGAAGGATTGGTCAGGATACTTGGTCTCTCGTTATTGGCGTTTACAGTAACGACAGTCGTCACGTTCGTGTTCCGGGTTCGGGTTCGCCAACAATTCCCGGAAGGAGCGACACTCATCGTCGGGCTGGGTGTCGTTGCAATCTACCTCAACTCTCGTTCAGCGCTCATCCAATTCATCAGTAACACGGGTGATCCCGTCACTGCAGAGGAAGCGATTCTCAATGTGTCAGCATTCGTCGTAGCTGGGCTCGTGTCGTATGCAGGCCGATACGTGGGCGATAGAGCGGGGGCATCAGAGCGAGTTCGATGGCGGAACACCGCGCCGGATTTCAGCCCGTTGGTTCGAGCTACTGGTCGATTCATCACAGTTACTTTGCCGGAAACTGTCGAGGATATTGACGGCTACGACGCCGTCGATGCGGAAACGAAGAAGATCGTTTCCGGAAAGACAATGGATTTCCCCCGCGGGTTAACAATCGAAGAACTGGAGTCTCAGATTACAGCCCGGTTGAAGGAAGAACACGATATCGGCTACGTCGATGCCGACCTTGACGCAGATGGGGTCGTCCAGTACCTCGCTATCGGTCAACGTGCGGCGGGGCTCGGACAGACGCTCCCGCAGAAATCTGCGGCTGTAGCAGTTCGTGCAGATCCCCCGTATAGTGCGACTGCGGGAGACACAGTGCAGGTGTGGCAGACAAACGACGATGATGTCGAAACACGTCTCGGGGCGGCAGAACTTCGGGGGAGTGTTGGGACGTTTGCGACGCTTGCGATGGACGCGACGTCAGCTACTGAAATCGATCCGACAGAGGAATATCGGCTGATGACGCTGTCCGCTGATTCGAATCCTGAGCGAGAGTTCGCTGCGATGCTCAGACGTGAAGACGAGACGATGAGTACCGTCGAAATCACAGCCGATAGCCCGCTTATCGGGTGCTCCATCGGAGCATTAGACGTGACAGTCATCGCTGTTCGGAGCAACGACGGAGAGCTCGAAACCATTCCCCAACGAGAGCACACCATTCAGCCGGGAGATCTCCTCTTTTCAATCGGCCGTCCGGAAGCGCTCCGGAAGTTAGAGTCCGAGATAGGCGCACGTATCACTCCCGTCGAAGACGTCCTCAAAGACACCGATCAACTGGAGACTTCAACCGTCGATAACAAGCCGTCTTGA
- a CDS encoding TrkA C-terminal domain-containing protein: MVLAPITEGIFGIYLGLLAAIFPAFIAFSIGFIFKYFTTVTIPGLGVVALGGTLAGVSGGLMGLMDPTLSESWTGISAVLVILMACLWAHSQGDKLAVATPRRLTLKSIRETKLSVDLTERVDSYGQVRIRPIGEIHDIEGYPQLSEDLREQLSNSSWKFPADLSLPELESRLEERLSTDYELAEVNATIDKQGRAQIAAAPTAAGLSRRIPSGKRAVTIQTVLPTGVARGDHVTLQFPDGNVTGPVVSARTTGVEAKSDPIPAEEIDGEEGSVKQVVPKMTTTGGEGAVTIAVSLDDGKRIVRDNFAPMTVNSRGKQREYETIAVLKQHGNRFRKLVVNERGPLAGTTIGASQVRDAYGVAILAVRRASELIIAPRGTTELLAGDELIVVGKPSQLRAFEEATA, from the coding sequence ATGGTTCTGGCACCAATAACTGAGGGTATCTTTGGAATTTATCTTGGATTACTAGCAGCTATTTTCCCAGCATTCATCGCGTTTTCTATCGGATTCATATTTAAGTATTTCACCACAGTCACTATCCCGGGACTCGGCGTCGTTGCCCTGGGTGGCACGCTTGCGGGGGTATCAGGCGGATTGATGGGTTTGATGGATCCGACGCTTTCCGAGAGCTGGACAGGTATCAGCGCTGTCTTAGTAATCCTGATGGCCTGTCTATGGGCGCATAGTCAAGGGGACAAACTTGCGGTTGCCACCCCTCGGAGACTGACGTTGAAATCAATTCGAGAAACGAAACTCTCTGTAGATCTCACTGAGCGCGTCGATTCCTACGGTCAGGTTCGTATCCGCCCTATCGGAGAAATCCACGACATTGAGGGGTATCCACAGTTATCCGAAGACCTGCGAGAACAACTCAGCAACAGCTCTTGGAAGTTTCCCGCCGACCTCTCGTTACCTGAACTCGAATCGCGTCTTGAGGAGCGTCTGTCGACTGACTACGAACTCGCCGAAGTGAACGCTACCATCGACAAACAGGGGCGGGCCCAGATTGCTGCGGCACCGACCGCCGCGGGACTGTCTCGGCGCATCCCATCGGGGAAGCGGGCTGTTACAATTCAAACCGTCCTTCCAACCGGTGTCGCACGTGGCGACCACGTGACGCTCCAGTTCCCTGACGGAAACGTTACGGGTCCCGTGGTGAGCGCACGGACGACAGGAGTCGAGGCGAAGAGCGACCCCATCCCAGCGGAGGAGATAGACGGTGAGGAAGGCAGTGTGAAACAGGTCGTCCCGAAGATGACAACGACTGGTGGAGAGGGCGCTGTTACCATCGCTGTCTCACTTGACGACGGGAAGCGAATCGTCCGCGATAATTTCGCACCGATGACGGTCAACTCACGAGGGAAACAGCGAGAGTACGAAACGATTGCCGTTCTCAAACAACACGGCAACCGGTTCCGAAAACTGGTTGTGAACGAACGTGGTCCACTCGCGGGCACCACCATCGGTGCTTCACAGGTGCGTGACGCCTACGGGGTAGCGATTCTGGCGGTTCGGCGTGCATCGGAGTTAATCATCGCACCGCGAGGGACTACCGAACTCCTTGCCGGTGACGAACTAATCGTCGTCGGAAAACCCTCCCAACTCCGTGCGTTCGAGGAGGCGACAGCATGA
- a CDS encoding succinylglutamate desuccinylase/aspartoacylase family protein, protein MESDNSEPEPFRYDAEVDPGEKRHIRYEVGENYLGDSVEIPVTIINGTHDGPTIFMTAAIHGDELNGVKVVQEIADRYRPSELHGTIVCLHVVNVPAYQAQQRYIPIYDQDLNRAFPGRERSNTAERMAHQIYSRFISNCDLGIDFHTSTRNRTTMFHVRADLDNEDVEPLARSFGANVILYGAGESKSLRSVATSSGIPTITVEMGRAQRFQPALIEKAIDGVESVLAQYRVLPDVPVHWPGWYKVTAADSEKQWLRADTGGLVDMEWGPYPLVHEGDTICTITDHFKTEEHVVTAPFTGLIVGVLENPIALPGHPLCHLVRLDTETRDEIEREIRRGEFDGYRKYNGDFSVDA, encoded by the coding sequence ATGGAATCCGATAATTCTGAACCGGAGCCCTTCCGATACGATGCAGAGGTTGATCCTGGTGAGAAACGCCACATCCGATATGAAGTGGGGGAGAACTACCTCGGCGACTCGGTTGAGATCCCAGTCACGATAATCAACGGAACGCACGATGGACCGACCATTTTTATGACCGCAGCGATTCACGGCGACGAACTCAATGGAGTGAAAGTCGTTCAGGAAATCGCGGACCGGTATCGACCAAGCGAACTCCATGGAACAATCGTCTGTCTCCACGTGGTGAACGTACCTGCATACCAGGCACAGCAGCGTTATATCCCGATATACGACCAAGACCTCAACAGAGCGTTCCCAGGACGTGAACGGAGTAATACCGCTGAGCGAATGGCTCATCAGATCTATAGCAGGTTTATCAGTAATTGCGACCTCGGAATCGATTTCCATACGTCGACGCGCAACCGAACCACAATGTTCCACGTACGAGCAGACCTCGACAACGAAGACGTCGAACCGCTCGCTCGGTCTTTTGGAGCGAACGTGATCCTGTATGGGGCAGGCGAATCGAAGTCGTTGCGGTCGGTCGCAACGTCGAGTGGAATTCCAACCATCACTGTCGAGATGGGGCGCGCACAGCGGTTCCAACCGGCGTTGATCGAGAAGGCGATAGACGGCGTCGAGAGTGTCTTAGCGCAGTACAGAGTCCTCCCAGATGTCCCGGTCCATTGGCCCGGCTGGTACAAGGTCACAGCGGCCGACAGTGAGAAGCAGTGGCTTCGAGCCGACACAGGTGGTCTCGTTGATATGGAATGGGGCCCGTATCCGCTTGTACACGAAGGTGATACGATTTGCACGATTACGGATCATTTCAAAACCGAGGAACACGTCGTAACCGCGCCCTTCACGGGATTGATTGTTGGCGTACTCGAGAATCCGATCGCATTACCGGGACACCCGCTCTGTCATCTCGTTCGACTTGATACTGAGACGCGTGATGAAATCGAGCGCGAGATCCGACGTGGCGAATTCGATGGATATCGCAAGTACAATGGTGATTTCAGCGTCGACGCGTAA
- a CDS encoding cation:proton antiporter — MSEYEIALIIVAFGLLGATILPSLLSEKPLTLPMFYVGLGVVLFTIVPGAPTLDPIQHSVITEHLTEIVVIIALMGAGLKIDRPFDWSAWAAAWRLLGITMPLTIAIVALLGWMLLGLHPATAILLGAVLAPTDPVLASDVEAGAPLTEIEEEQALIHQWGTVRFSLTSEAGLNDGLAFPFTYLAIAAAAADNVAGWMWIIDWMAVDVLYRVGVGLVLGYGVGQLMARLIFSTPSLSHQSDIMAGAEAIVTTLLTYGITELLGGYGFIAVFVAALGLRRYEWEHEYHRELHDFAAVVERLLMATVLVLFGAAIAGGLLAPLTWTDALVGLVTVILVRPLAGLLGFVGSEAPWSDRAAVSFFGIRGIGSFYYLSFALAHVSFAELELVIAAERLWAIVGFVVLTSILLHGMMASPIMSSLDKRRDRVLESHEATSSANN; from the coding sequence ATGAGTGAGTATGAGATTGCGCTTATTATCGTTGCGTTCGGTCTCTTAGGCGCAACTATCTTACCGTCGTTGCTATCTGAGAAGCCGCTTACGCTACCGATGTTCTACGTCGGCCTAGGCGTCGTACTTTTCACGATAGTGCCTGGTGCACCCACACTCGATCCTATCCAACATTCAGTGATCACCGAACACCTCACCGAGATTGTCGTAATCATCGCTCTCATGGGTGCGGGGTTAAAAATTGATCGCCCCTTCGACTGGTCGGCTTGGGCAGCTGCATGGCGATTGCTCGGAATTACGATGCCGCTGACTATCGCCATCGTTGCACTTCTAGGCTGGATGTTACTTGGACTCCATCCAGCGACGGCGATTCTTCTGGGAGCGGTCCTCGCTCCAACTGACCCTGTTCTCGCTTCCGATGTCGAAGCAGGAGCCCCCCTCACCGAAATCGAAGAAGAACAAGCGCTCATACATCAGTGGGGCACTGTTCGATTTTCATTGACCTCTGAAGCAGGGCTCAACGATGGATTAGCCTTTCCGTTCACGTATCTTGCAATCGCCGCTGCTGCAGCCGATAATGTGGCTGGCTGGATGTGGATTATTGATTGGATGGCAGTAGACGTACTATACCGGGTTGGGGTGGGTCTTGTTCTTGGGTATGGAGTTGGACAGTTGATGGCTAGACTTATTTTTTCCACTCCATCACTCTCTCACCAGTCTGACATCATGGCCGGCGCAGAGGCGATAGTGACGACACTACTCACATATGGTATTACAGAACTCTTAGGTGGCTATGGATTTATTGCAGTGTTCGTTGCAGCACTCGGGCTTCGACGATACGAATGGGAACACGAATATCATCGAGAACTGCACGACTTTGCTGCAGTTGTCGAACGATTATTGATGGCGACGGTTTTGGTTTTGTTCGGAGCTGCGATTGCAGGTGGATTGCTCGCACCACTCACGTGGACTGACGCCCTCGTCGGCCTGGTAACTGTTATTCTTGTTCGACCGCTCGCTGGCCTTCTCGGATTCGTCGGTTCTGAAGCTCCGTGGAGCGATCGCGCAGCAGTCTCGTTTTTTGGCATTCGAGGAATCGGTTCCTTTTATTATCTCTCGTTTGCCCTCGCACACGTATCCTTCGCAGAACTCGAACTGGTGATTGCAGCCGAGCGACTATGGGCAATTGTCGGCTTTGTCGTCCTTACATCGATTCTCTTGCATGGGATGATGGCAAGCCCAATAATGAGTTCGTTGGACAAACGCCGAGATCGGGTGCTCGAGTCCCATGAAGCCACTAGTAGCGCGAACAACTAA
- a CDS encoding DUF2270 domain-containing protein gives MDEPSDRFDTQDEEVAAEAGTDPEEFLSLLPHFYRGSVSQSVSAQDRLDRTTDWAITLIAALLSVVFASEDMPAYLLLIGLVLLGMFLLFEVRRYRFYDVWRSRVRFVQENIFANAFDPAGVEHHPNWREEIGDDLRQPTFKVSYLEALSRRVRRVYALLFVVIGLAWVSKITLFTPEAQWTEAAELPGIPGLIVATALALFYLTVLLIAFWPGKREAKGEIHGVKSGHWKD, from the coding sequence ATGGACGAACCATCCGATCGTTTTGATACTCAAGATGAAGAAGTTGCGGCCGAAGCTGGCACTGATCCGGAGGAGTTCCTTTCGCTCCTCCCACACTTTTATCGAGGCAGTGTGAGTCAGTCGGTAAGCGCACAGGATCGGCTGGACCGAACAACCGACTGGGCAATTACCCTGATCGCCGCCTTGCTCTCGGTAGTGTTCGCAAGCGAGGATATGCCGGCATACCTCCTGCTGATCGGGTTGGTACTGCTGGGTATGTTCCTTCTTTTCGAAGTCCGGCGCTATCGGTTCTACGACGTGTGGCGATCTCGAGTCCGGTTCGTCCAGGAGAACATCTTCGCGAACGCCTTTGATCCCGCAGGCGTTGAACATCATCCGAACTGGAGAGAAGAGATCGGCGACGATCTTCGTCAGCCGACATTCAAGGTCTCGTACCTTGAAGCCTTGTCTCGTCGAGTCCGTCGGGTGTACGCGTTGCTCTTTGTCGTCATCGGGCTCGCTTGGGTCTCTAAGATCACCCTCTTTACCCCCGAAGCACAGTGGACCGAGGCTGCAGAACTCCCAGGGATCCCAGGCCTGATTGTCGCAACAGCGCTGGCGTTGTTCTATCTCACAGTCCTTTTAATTGCGTTCTGGCCGGGTAAACGCGAGGCGAAAGGAGAAATCCACGGCGTTAAGTCCGGTCATTGGAAGGACTGA